The Aphelocoma coerulescens isolate FSJ_1873_10779 chromosome 2, UR_Acoe_1.0, whole genome shotgun sequence genome contains a region encoding:
- the LOC138105524 gene encoding leucine-rich repeat-containing protein 14-like has product MAPSRSRSTQIPPCIPKRQLPPGYSDSLLFLCARRMVAQHPLPVLLPALPAHLYPILFQAAFLDGRPLVLRDLVTAWPFPVLNFQRLVGRRELLRDHPCKLCVQAVILAVVAQLRRDLEEPGRDSSGCRLRVLDVTGVPDDPAGRAPDGMSVWSGTVALAKACVEVSKHQREFQRRGSKRHKGRSGAATAAAAPQPPGVDVHADLFVNGTSYGILRDALQTGAAGPLRLKCREFQAEKLSLAGIVSLLESLDPSCVRRVDLRFRNLGLTGLSVILPHLSRFPELRSLKLQYSNVDVRRPTPESAIGIRCLAGQLGMLPSLRELNLGSSRLSGNLRQILCDLQAPLESLELAFCSLLPADLAFLSQSFHAPALKRLDLSGHDFSQSLLEPLRLLLEETSASLLHLDLMECRMADSHLDALLPTLRRCSRLRFLGLYGNSLSTAALKDLLQKTLELPDLRLVVYPFPVDCYKPEPPRRIPGSRRLYEEPMDGERLAAASAEISQLLANSGRTDLVWTYNPYGHGAMDYFSL; this is encoded by the exons ATGGCTCCTTCACGCAGCCGCTCCACCCAAATCCCGCCGTGTATTCCCAAACGCCAGCTCCCCCCGGGATACTCGGattccctccttttcctctgcgCCCGCCGCATGGTGGCTCAGCACCCCCTTCCCGTCCTCCTTCCCGCCCTTCCCGCCCACCTCTATCCCATCCTTTTCCAAGCTGCATTCCTGGATGGGAGACCCCTGGTCCTGCGGGATTTGGTGACCGCTTGGCCCTTCCCGGTGCTCAACTTCCAGCGGCTCGTGGGGCGCCGGGAGCTGCTCCGGGATCATCCCTGCAAGCTCTGCGTCCAGGCCGTCATCCTGGCCGTGGTGGCGCAGCTCCGGCGGGATCTGGAGGAGCCGGGACGCGattccag CGGGTGCCGGCTCCGCGTGCTGGACGTAACAGGAGTTCCGGATGAtcccgccggccgcgctcccGACGGGATGAGCGTCTGGTCCGGCACCGTGGCCTTGGCCAAGGCCTGCGTGGAGGTGTCCAAGCACCAGCGGGAATTCCAGAGGCGCGGATCCAAGCGGCACAAAGGCCGTTCCGGCGCCGCCACGGCCGCggccgctccgcagcccccggGCGTGGACGTCCACGCCGACCTGTTCGTCAACGGAACATCCTACGGGATCCTCCGGGACGCGCTCCAGACCGGAGCCGCCGGCCCGCTGCGCCTCAAGTGCCGGGAATTCCAAGCAGAGAAGCTCTCCCTGGCCGGAATCGTGAGCCTGCTGGAATCCTTGGATCCTTCCTGCGTGCGGAGGGTGGATCTGCGCTTCCGGAATCTGGGATTGACGGGGCTCTCGGTGATCCTGCCGCACCTCTCCCGCTTCCCGGAGCTGCGGAGCCTCAAGCTCCAGTACAGCAACGTCGACGTGCGGCGCCCGACGCCGGAATCGGCCATCGGAATCCGGTGCCTGGCCGggcagctgggaatgctgcccAGCCTCCGGGAGCTCAACCTGGGATCCTCCCGGCTCTCCGGGAATCTGCGCCAGATCCTCTG CGACCTCCAGGCTCCGTTGGAAAGCTTGGAATTGGCCTTCTGCTCCCTCCTTCCCGCCGACCTCGCCTTCCTCTCCCAAAGCTTCCACGCTCCGGCCCTCAAAAGGTTGGATCTGAGCGGCCACGACTTCTCCCAAAGCCTCCtggagccgctccggctgctcctggaggaaacCTCGGCCTCGCTGCTGCACCTGGATCTCATGGAATGCCGCATGGCCGACTCCCACCTGGACGCGCTGCTGCCGACGCTCCGGCGCTGCTCCCGCCTGCGCTTCCTGGGACTCTACGGCAATTCCCTGTCCACGGCCGCGCTCAAGGATCTGCTCCAGAAAACCCTGGAGCTGCCGGATCTGCGCCTGGTCGTGTATCCCTTCCCTGTGGATTGCTACAAGCCGGAGCCTCCGCGCAGAATCCCGGGATCCCGGCGGCTTTACGAGGAGCCCATGGACGGCGAACGTTTGGCGGCGGCGAGCGCCGAgatttcccagctgctggccAATTCCGGGAGAACCGACCTCGTCTGGACTTACAATCCCTACGGACACGGAGCCATGGACTACTTCTCCTTGTGA